GTCCGCGCGGCCCGGGCACTCGGCGTTTCGGACCGGGTCATCATGTTCCGCCACATCCTGCCTAACGCGATGGTCGCGACGCTGACTTTCCTGCCGTTCATCGTCACCGGGGCCATCGGCGGCCTCGCCGCGCTCGACTATCTCGGCTACGGTCTGCCGGCGTCGCTGCCGTCGCTCGGCGAGCTCGCGCTGCAGGGCAAGTCGAACCTTCAGGCGCCGTGGCTCGGTTTTTCGGCATTCTTCACCTTCGCAATCATGCTGTCGCTTCTCGTCTTCGTCTTCGAGGGCGTGCGCGACGCCTTCGACCCACGAAAGACGTTCAAATGACGGCCGTCCTGGATATCCGAAACCTGTCGGTCAACTTTCGGCAGGACGGCAAGCTGATCGAGGCTGTGAAGGGCGTGAACTTCACGGTCGGCAAGGGCGAGACCGTGGCCCTCGTGGGCGAGAGCGGATCCGGCAAGTCGGTGACGGCTCTGTCGACCGTGTCGCTTCTCGGCGGGAGCGCCGAGGTCGAGGGATCGGTCAAGTACCTCGACCGCGAGATGATCGGCGCGCCCGAGACGGTGCTGCGCGACGTGCGCGGCAACGACATCAGCTTCATTTTCCAGGAGCCGATGACGTCGCTGAACCCGCTCCATACGCTCGAAAAGCAGATCGCCGAAAGCCTGGCGCTGCATCAGGGGCTGACCGGCGAGGCGGCGCGCAAGCGGATCATCGAGCTTCTGGACGAGGTCGGCATCCGCGACCCCGAAAGCCGGCTCGCCGACTATCCGCACCAGTTGTCGGGCGGTCAGCGCCAGCGGGTTATGATTGCCATGGCCTTGGCGAACGGGCCGGAGCTGCTGGTCGCGGATGAACCAACGACGGCGCTCGACGTGACGATTCAGGCGCAGATTCTCGACCTTCTTGCGGAATTGAAGGAACGCGAGAGCCTCAGCCTCTTGTTCATCAGCCATGACCTCGGCATCGTGCGGCGGATCGCCGACCGGGTCTGCGTTATGCAAGGCGGCGAGATCGTGGAGCAGGGTTCGGTCGAAGAGATTTTTGCCAACCCGCAGCATCCCTACACGCAGAAGCTCCTCGCGGCCCAGCCGCATGGCCGCCCGGACCCCGTGCCCCATGGTGCGGAAGAGATCGTGCGGACGGAATCATTGCGCGTCTGGTTCCCGATCCAGCGCGGGCTCCTGCGCCGCACGGTCGGCCACGTGAAGGCGGTGAACGACGCCACGATCTCGGTCCGCGCAGGCGAGACGCTTGGCATCGTGGGTGAAAGCGGATCGGGCAAGACGACGCTAGCGCTCGGGATCATGCGGCTGATCGACAGCAACGGACCCATCGTCTATCTCGGCCAGGACATCTCCAAATGGCGACCACGCGAGCTCAGGAAGCTTCGCCGCGACATGCAGATCGTCTTTCAGGATCCATTCGGCAGCCTGTCTCCCCGCATGACGGCCGAGCAGATCATTGCCGAGGGGCTGACCGTCCACAGCGTCGAGAAGGGCCGCAACCGGCGCGAAATGGTCGCCGAAATCATGACCGAGGTCGGGCTCGATCCCGACACGATGGAACGCTATCCGCACGAGTTTTCCGGCGGCCAACGGCAGCGGATCGCGATCGCCCGAGCGATGATACTACGCCCCAAGGTCGTTGTTCTGGATGAGCCGACATCGGCCCTGGACATGACCGTGCAGGTGCAGATCGTTGAGCTTTTGCGCTCACTCCAGCGGCGCTACGGGCTTGCCTACCTCTTCATCAGCCACGACCTGCGCGTCGTGCGCGCGCTCGCTCACAAAGTGATTGTGATGAAGCAGGGCGATGTCGTGGAGGCGGGCGAAGGCGAGGCGGTCTTCGAAACGCCAAAGACGGAGTACACCCGGGAGCTGATGGCCGCGGCCTTCGGCCACGCCGCCAAGAGCGCATGAAGATCCTCTTCGTCCACCAGAATTTTCCCGGCCAGTTCCTGCACCTCGCCCCGGCGCTCGCCCGGCGCGGGCACGAGGTGCTGGCGCTGACGGCGGAGACGAACAAGCGCAGTTCGCCCATCGCGACGCTGCGTTACCGCGCGCCCGCCAAACTGGCCCCGGATGGCGTTGCGCGCGCCTTCTCCGAGGCCGCCGAGCGCGGCGCGTCCGTGACCCGGGCCGCCGCGCAGCTGCGCAGTGAACGCAACTACGTCCCCGACGTCGTCTTCGGCCATGGCGGCTGGGGCGAGACATTGTTCCTGCGCGAGGTCTGGCCCGAGGCGCAGCATCTGACCTATGCGGAGTTCTTTTACAACGCGGCCGGTCAGGACACCGGCTTCGACCCGGAATTCAGCAAGGACGGCATCGGCCCGCGCGCCTCTGTCGTGGCGCGCCGGGCGCATCTTCTCATGGCAATCAACGATGCGGATTCGGCGGTGGCGCCGACGAACTGGCAGGCCTCGACCTTTCCCGCGCCGTTCCGGGACCGGATCGAGGTGATCCACGACGGGATCGACACCGACCGCGTCGCACCGCAGCCGAGCGCCGTGTTCGACCTGCCGGGCGGCGGCCAGCTTCGGCCAGGTGACGAGGTCCTGAGCTTCGTCAACCGCAACCTCGAGCCTTATCGCGGGTACCACATCCTCATGCGGGCGCTTCCCGAAGTCATGGCGGCCCGGCCGGAGGCGCAGGTCGTGATTGTCGGCGCGGAGGGCCAGAGCTACGGGCCGCGCCCTGGGACAGGTAGCTGGAAAGAGATGTTCCTGAACGAGGTGCGCGACCGGCTCGACCTGGCGCGTATCCATTTCCTGGGCCAGCTACCCTATGCGCGCTTCGTCGCGCTCATGCAGGTCACGCGGGTGCACGCCTATCTTACATATCCCTTCGTCCTGTCGTGGTCGATGCTGGAGGCGATGAGCGCAGGTGCGTTGGTCGTCGGGTCGCGCACGGCGCCGGTCGAGGAAGTGATCCGCGACGGCGTCAACGGGCGGCTGGTGGATTTCTTCGACATCGCCGGCTGGTCGCGGGCGCTGACCGACGCGCTGGCCTCTCCAGATCGAGACGATCATCTGCGCGCAGCGGCGCGCGTAACGATCGTCGAGGGCTATGATATGAAGCGGTGCTCCCTGCCCGCGCTCGTCGAGTTCGTGGAGCGCCACGGCAGACGCTGAGCCGCTCTGCGAAGACTACACGGCAGTGCTGTGCCCTGCCTGCGAAAGGTCATATGCGTCGAACACCCGCGCGATCATCCGCGTCAGTGGGCGGCCGCGGACGGGGATGGCGAGCCCCTCGCCATCGCGCTCGACCATGTCACCGAAGGCCGCCTGAGCCTCGCCGAAAAGCGAGTCGAGCCGCGCCTGCGAGACTCCGAAATCTCGCTTGAGCTCGCCTGCGTCGATACGGAAGTCGCACATCAGCGCCTCGATCATCCGCGCCCTGAGCCGATCCTCGCCAGCGAAGACATGGCCGCGCGCCGTTGAGAACCGGCCCTCGCGGATCGCCTTGACATGCGCCGAGGTGGCCGGGGCGTTCTGCGCGTAGCCTTGCGGAAAGCGCGAGATCGAAGAGGCGCCAAGTCCGATCAGTACCGGCGCGGTATCGTCCGTGTAGCCCTGGAAGTTGCGCCTCAGGCGGCCGTCGAGCGCAGCGCGCGCGAGACCGTCCTCGGGCAATGCGAAATGGTCGATGCCAATGCTGACATAGCCGTCCGCCTCGAACAGCAGCCGCGCCACCTCGAATAGCGATAGGCGCTCCTCTGGCCGCGGCAGCGCGTTCGACGGGATCATGACCTGCCTGCGAGCCATCCATGGCACATGCGCATAGCCGTAGAGCGCCACCCGGTCGGGGCTGAGCGAGAGGAGCTTCTGTACGGAGGCGGCGATCCGCTCTTTCGTCTGGTGCGGCAGGCCGTAGAGGATGTCGGCGTTGAGCGAGGCGATGCCGCGTGCCCTTAGGCCGTCCACCGCCGCCTTCGTTACCTCAAACGACTGGTCGCGGCCGATCGTCTTCTGGATCGCGGGGTCGAAATCCTGCACGCCGATCGAAGCGCGGTTCATCCCCGCCTCCGCCAGCGCATCGAGCCGCGCGCCGTCGATCTCATTCGGATCGATCTCGACCGAAAACTCGCCCTCGGACGCGAGCGGCGCGACGGCGAACGCAGCCGTGGCCAGGTCCCGCATCAGGGGCGCGTACAGGAGCGTCGGGGTGCCGCCGCCCCAGTGCATGCGCGACAATGTGACGCCGGCTGGCAATGCCTCGGCCAGGAGCCGGAGTTCGGCCTTCAGCGTCTCGACATAGGCGCGCACGGGTTCGTCCGTCGCCGTGCCCTGGGTGCGGCAGGCGCAGAACCAGCAGAGCCTTCGGCAGAAGGGAACGTGGAGGTAAAGCGAGATCTGCGAACCTTCGGGAATCGCGCCGATCCAGCGGCGAAACGTGTCACCGCCGATGCCGGGCCTGAATTGTGGGGCGGTCGGATAGCTTGTGTAGCGCGGCACACGCGCGTCAAAAAGCCCGAGCCGCGCGAGTTGCGATTCAGATGCCATGTCTCTAGCTTGAGCACATGTCGGGCGAATTGCCTTGACCAAGATCAAAGAGCGCGAATGTCCCTTCACGATCCCCTTCCCGCAGCGCCCAATTGCGGCGACTGCCCGATCCGCTACACGGCCGTCTGCGCACGCTGTGACGTGGACGAACTTGCGCAGCTCGACGCGATGAAATTCTACCGCAGCTTCGAGGCGGGCCAGACGCTGATCTGGTCAGGCGACCGCATGGATTTTGTGGCCTCCGTCGTCACCGGAGTAGCGACGCTGACACAGGTGATGGAAGACGGTCGGACGCAGACCGTCGGGCTTCTCTTCCCGTCGGATTTCGTCGGCCGCCCGGGACGCGACACGGCGCCCTACAACGTCATCGCGACAACCGATCTTCTGATGTGCTGCTTCCGCAAGAAACCGTTCGAGGAGTTGATGGAGCGGACGCCGAATGTCAGCCACCGGCTGCTCGAGATGACGCTGGACGAGCTGGATGCCGCACGCGAGTGGATGCTGCTGCTCGGCCGCAAGACGGCCAGGGAAAAGATCGCCAGTCTTCTCGTGATCGTGGCGCGGCGGGACGCTTCGCTGCACCTGCACGCGCCACGCGGGCGGATCGTGTTCGAGTTGCCGCTGACCCGCGAGGCGATGGCGGACTATCTTGGCCTGACGCTCGAAACGGTCAGCCGCCAGATTTCGGCCCTAAAACGCGACGGTGTGATCGAGCTCGAGGGCAAGCGGCATGTTACCGTGCCCGTCTTCGACCGCCTTCTGGAAGAGGCAGGCGACGACGATGATGGCGGCTTCGTCGGGTGAGCACAGCGTCGGCAGCGCTATCGCTGCGGCACGACCATGTCGAGAGAAACTTGACGCTTGAGAGCCTGGCAGGGGCAGCAGGACTCGAACCCGCGACCCTCGGTTTTGGAGACCGATGCTCTACCAACTGAGCTATACCCCTAAGGCCGTGCGGGTTCTTACGCGGGCACCGGACGCTTTGCAAGATTGAAATCGCCGGTCGCGACCGGCATGCGGTCCGGGCGGCACCCGCCTCACGACAAGCGATGCTGCCGACAAAAAGGGCCGCCTTCGGAAAGGCGGCCCAGGGCGAGGCCGGGACGATGCGGCCCCGCGTCCCCTGCGGGGATCGGTCAGTTGAGGATGGAGCGGACCTCGGCGCGCTTCTCTCCGTTCGAACCCGAGCCGTAGAGCGCGGCGGCGAGAGCACCGGGCTGCGCGGTCGTCAGGTTCGACAGATCGGCATTCGGCACGATCTTGCGGATCTCGGCCTTGTCGATGTCGGACAGAAGCTGAGACGGTGTCAGGGCGAAGGCCGCCGGCGCAAAGATGGCGATCGCAGCCGCGGTCACGACAAGACGTGTCATGATGAATCCTTTCGAGTGACGTTTGGGCATGCGCGGAGCAGTTCAGCCCCGAGGACATCAGGATGCAGACACTTGAAAAAAAGAGGAAATCACAGATTGATCGCGCCGGATCGCAGAGTGTTGGTCGCGTCGTGAAGGCGGGCATCGAGGCGCGCG
This window of the Defluviimonas aquaemixtae genome carries:
- a CDS encoding ABC transporter ATP-binding protein, translated to MTAVLDIRNLSVNFRQDGKLIEAVKGVNFTVGKGETVALVGESGSGKSVTALSTVSLLGGSAEVEGSVKYLDREMIGAPETVLRDVRGNDISFIFQEPMTSLNPLHTLEKQIAESLALHQGLTGEAARKRIIELLDEVGIRDPESRLADYPHQLSGGQRQRVMIAMALANGPELLVADEPTTALDVTIQAQILDLLAELKERESLSLLFISHDLGIVRRIADRVCVMQGGEIVEQGSVEEIFANPQHPYTQKLLAAQPHGRPDPVPHGAEEIVRTESLRVWFPIQRGLLRRTVGHVKAVNDATISVRAGETLGIVGESGSGKTTLALGIMRLIDSNGPIVYLGQDISKWRPRELRKLRRDMQIVFQDPFGSLSPRMTAEQIIAEGLTVHSVEKGRNRREMVAEIMTEVGLDPDTMERYPHEFSGGQRQRIAIARAMILRPKVVVLDEPTSALDMTVQVQIVELLRSLQRRYGLAYLFISHDLRVVRALAHKVIVMKQGDVVEAGEGEAVFETPKTEYTRELMAAAFGHAAKSA
- a CDS encoding glycosyltransferase; the protein is MKILFVHQNFPGQFLHLAPALARRGHEVLALTAETNKRSSPIATLRYRAPAKLAPDGVARAFSEAAERGASVTRAAAQLRSERNYVPDVVFGHGGWGETLFLREVWPEAQHLTYAEFFYNAAGQDTGFDPEFSKDGIGPRASVVARRAHLLMAINDADSAVAPTNWQASTFPAPFRDRIEVIHDGIDTDRVAPQPSAVFDLPGGGQLRPGDEVLSFVNRNLEPYRGYHILMRALPEVMAARPEAQVVIVGAEGQSYGPRPGTGSWKEMFLNEVRDRLDLARIHFLGQLPYARFVALMQVTRVHAYLTYPFVLSWSMLEAMSAGALVVGSRTAPVEEVIRDGVNGRLVDFFDIAGWSRALTDALASPDRDDHLRAAARVTIVEGYDMKRCSLPALVEFVERHGRR
- the hemN gene encoding oxygen-independent coproporphyrinogen III oxidase; this encodes MASESQLARLGLFDARVPRYTSYPTAPQFRPGIGGDTFRRWIGAIPEGSQISLYLHVPFCRRLCWFCACRTQGTATDEPVRAYVETLKAELRLLAEALPAGVTLSRMHWGGGTPTLLYAPLMRDLATAAFAVAPLASEGEFSVEIDPNEIDGARLDALAEAGMNRASIGVQDFDPAIQKTIGRDQSFEVTKAAVDGLRARGIASLNADILYGLPHQTKERIAASVQKLLSLSPDRVALYGYAHVPWMARRQVMIPSNALPRPEERLSLFEVARLLFEADGYVSIGIDHFALPEDGLARAALDGRLRRNFQGYTDDTAPVLIGLGASSISRFPQGYAQNAPATSAHVKAIREGRFSTARGHVFAGEDRLRARMIEALMCDFRIDAGELKRDFGVSQARLDSLFGEAQAAFGDMVERDGEGLAIPVRGRPLTRMIARVFDAYDLSQAGHSTAV
- the fnrL gene encoding transcriptional regulator FnrL, yielding MSLHDPLPAAPNCGDCPIRYTAVCARCDVDELAQLDAMKFYRSFEAGQTLIWSGDRMDFVASVVTGVATLTQVMEDGRTQTVGLLFPSDFVGRPGRDTAPYNVIATTDLLMCCFRKKPFEELMERTPNVSHRLLEMTLDELDAAREWMLLLGRKTAREKIASLLVIVARRDASLHLHAPRGRIVFELPLTREAMADYLGLTLETVSRQISALKRDGVIELEGKRHVTVPVFDRLLEEAGDDDDGGFVG